In the genome of Coraliomargarita algicola, one region contains:
- the upp gene encoding uracil phosphoribosyltransferase, giving the protein MTTDLSSHPLIQHYLTILRDRSTSASEFRRCCKGMTEVIMVEAAKLLSLDPVKVHTPLEMTEGAHLSPGVVFVPILRAGLGMLDPAMGIIPGSSVGYIGLERDETTAEASCYYAKMPDLSASSQVFVLDPMLATGGSAAQCVEQIKAHGAKRVNMVCIIAAPEGIAAFEAAHPDVPIVAGKIDRELNAQKYILPGLGDFGDRLFNT; this is encoded by the coding sequence ATGACCACAGACCTATCCAGTCATCCACTGATTCAACACTATTTAACGATCTTGCGTGATCGTTCGACTTCGGCCTCTGAGTTTCGCCGCTGCTGTAAGGGCATGACCGAAGTGATCATGGTCGAGGCCGCTAAGTTACTCAGCCTGGATCCAGTTAAAGTGCATACTCCCTTGGAGATGACTGAGGGCGCGCACCTGAGCCCCGGGGTGGTTTTTGTGCCGATCTTACGCGCGGGCTTGGGGATGTTGGACCCGGCCATGGGGATTATCCCTGGCTCCAGTGTCGGCTACATCGGCTTGGAACGCGACGAAACCACCGCCGAGGCGAGTTGCTATTATGCCAAAATGCCGGACCTTAGCGCGAGTTCACAGGTCTTTGTCTTAGACCCGATGCTGGCCACGGGAGGTTCGGCGGCGCAATGCGTGGAGCAAATTAAGGCGCATGGCGCCAAGCGGGTGAACATGGTCTGCATCATCGCCGCTCCCGAGGGCATCGCTGCATTTGAGGCGGCACACCCGGATGTGCCAATCGTTGCCGGGAAAATTGATCGTGAGCTCAACGCTCAAAAGTATATCCTGCCAGGGCTCGGAGACTTCGGAGACCGTCTATTCAATACTTGA
- the folE2 gene encoding GTP cyclohydrolase FolE2 has product MKSESSSTSPNQLNATAPKLSKVYDRDFVLTDEYRAALPDMQNADSQHIFGANVPILKVGISNFRLPLRYITSSSDTLTLETSVTGTVSLEANQKGINMSRIMRVFYTFQDRIFTPDLLNEILLLYKEEIHAHRAQLKLSFEYPILKPSLRSGLEGWQYYRAAFEGRVDELNRFRKYIHFDFVYSSACPCSSELSEHARMSRDVYSIPHSQRSTARVSVEVAEGEHLSIERLQEICLEALQTETQVMVKREDEQAFAEMNGAYTKFIEDAARLLHEQLDSEPKIVDFQVACAHLESLHSHDAVAVINKGVPGGFTGHFEDFKSLIR; this is encoded by the coding sequence ATGAAATCCGAATCTAGTTCTACATCACCGAATCAATTGAATGCCACAGCGCCTAAATTGAGCAAGGTTTACGACCGCGACTTCGTCCTGACCGACGAATATCGCGCCGCGCTGCCCGATATGCAAAATGCAGATTCGCAGCATATCTTCGGGGCCAATGTGCCCATTCTGAAGGTCGGGATTTCTAACTTTCGCCTACCGCTCCGCTATATCACATCGAGTTCGGACACGCTGACTTTGGAGACTTCGGTGACAGGCACCGTGTCGCTGGAGGCGAACCAAAAGGGCATCAATATGTCGCGCATCATGCGGGTCTTTTACACTTTTCAGGATCGTATTTTCACGCCCGACCTGTTGAACGAAATTCTATTGCTGTATAAAGAGGAGATCCATGCGCATCGTGCGCAGCTCAAGCTTTCCTTTGAGTATCCCATTCTTAAGCCAAGCCTGCGAAGTGGTTTGGAGGGGTGGCAGTATTATCGCGCGGCCTTTGAAGGGCGCGTGGATGAGCTGAACCGATTCCGCAAATATATTCATTTCGATTTCGTCTATTCGTCGGCTTGTCCTTGTTCCTCAGAGCTGTCGGAGCACGCTCGTATGAGTCGTGATGTCTATAGTATTCCGCACTCGCAGCGCAGCACGGCCCGTGTCAGCGTGGAAGTCGCGGAAGGCGAGCACCTCAGTATCGAACGTCTACAGGAAATTTGCCTGGAAGCCTTGCAGACCGAGACTCAAGTCATGGTTAAGCGGGAAGACGAGCAAGCCTTTGCCGAAATGAATGGTGCCTATACCAAGTTTATTGAAGATGCCGCTCGTCTGCTGCATGAGCAACTCGATAGCGAGCCCAAGATTGTCGATTTCCAAGTCGCCTGCGCTCACCTCGAATCGCTGCATTCGCACGACGCTGTTGCCGTGATCAACAAGGGCGTACCCGGTGGCTTCACGGGGCACTTCGAAGACTTTAAGTCTTTGATTCGCTAG
- a CDS encoding helix-turn-helix domain-containing protein, translating into MQSIGERLEEARKRKGISLREAAEATKIRSDFLGYIETNKMDFDLPEIYKRGFLKNYARYLRLDVDKIMADYSTQHMSTSRLGKKGGAEWFGQLEARKAAAEESSEHEDGGHSKVAEAPRYGRIAPKTSPRAEAPEAQEEEDSEAEEADKTFYMKIGLIFVGTLALVFVVFGLIWAILGSGSANDEGSDPDLREPTEITQPVDTDPAATSSSNSITLIASGNVYVLVKQQSDNKELYRKTMSAGETATLEKEGAVDILFTAGENIQIEAGGERFQPSSSGTAKITIK; encoded by the coding sequence ATGCAAAGTATTGGGGAACGACTAGAAGAAGCACGTAAACGCAAGGGCATCTCCCTGCGTGAAGCAGCGGAGGCGACAAAAATCCGCAGTGACTTCCTCGGCTACATCGAAACCAACAAGATGGATTTTGACCTGCCCGAGATCTACAAGCGTGGATTCCTCAAAAACTATGCCCGCTACTTAAGATTGGACGTGGATAAGATCATGGCCGACTACAGTACGCAGCACATGAGCACCTCGCGACTGGGCAAAAAAGGCGGTGCTGAGTGGTTTGGCCAATTAGAAGCCAGAAAAGCAGCGGCTGAAGAATCCTCCGAACACGAGGATGGCGGCCACAGCAAAGTCGCAGAGGCCCCCCGCTATGGTCGCATCGCCCCGAAAACCTCGCCTCGCGCAGAAGCACCCGAAGCCCAGGAAGAAGAGGATAGCGAAGCGGAAGAGGCAGACAAAACTTTCTACATGAAGATCGGCCTGATTTTTGTCGGCACACTGGCACTGGTCTTTGTCGTATTTGGCCTGATATGGGCCATACTCGGCAGCGGCAGCGCAAACGACGAAGGCAGTGATCCGGACCTCCGCGAGCCAACTGAAATCACGCAGCCCGTCGACACAGATCCGGCAGCGACCAGTAGTAGCAACAGCATCACTTTGATCGCCAGCGGCAACGTTTACGTGCTCGTCAAGCAACAGTCCGACAACAAAGAGCTCTACCGAAAGACAATGAGCGCCGGCGAAACTGCAACATTGGAAAAAGAAGGAGCCGTCGACATTCTCTTCACCGCGGGTGAAAACATCCAAATCGAAGCGGGCGGTGAACGTTTTCAACCCAGCAGCTCCGGCACTGCCAAGATTACGATCAAGTAG
- a CDS encoding MBL fold metallo-hydrolase, with protein sequence MSIEFQILGSSSGGNCALLQTGHTKVLVDVGFSAKRIGCMLEAVGESLDAIDAVFLTHEHSDHAQGIRGLAKRADLPVFANRDTADAVQAKASKPVNWQVFQTGTDFTFRDLKVRSFALPHDAYDPVGFTFKWGEVGDLFSPPRSLAWVTDLGYVPEHVKAHIRDVHTLVIEANYDEALLEQDERRPWSTKQRIRGRHGHLSNHASFELVEELSKQSMLEQVYLAHLSKDCNNVRLVRDKFAPLEKNLSINIIDPESGITPAAKQLII encoded by the coding sequence ATGTCCATCGAATTTCAAATTTTAGGTTCTAGTAGCGGTGGCAACTGCGCACTTTTACAAACTGGCCACACCAAGGTATTGGTCGACGTGGGCTTCTCCGCCAAGCGTATCGGCTGCATGCTGGAAGCGGTCGGCGAGTCACTCGACGCCATCGATGCAGTCTTCCTGACTCACGAACACAGCGACCATGCGCAAGGCATCCGTGGTCTGGCCAAACGCGCGGACTTGCCTGTATTTGCGAATCGCGACACCGCCGATGCGGTACAGGCCAAAGCCAGCAAGCCGGTAAACTGGCAAGTCTTTCAGACCGGGACTGACTTCACTTTTCGCGACTTAAAGGTGCGCTCCTTCGCTTTGCCCCACGACGCCTACGACCCCGTCGGCTTCACCTTTAAATGGGGCGAGGTTGGCGACCTGTTTTCACCACCCCGCAGTCTAGCCTGGGTCACCGACCTCGGCTACGTGCCGGAGCACGTCAAAGCACACATCCGCGACGTGCACACGCTGGTGATCGAAGCCAACTACGATGAAGCGCTGCTCGAACAAGACGAACGCCGCCCTTGGTCCACTAAACAACGTATTCGAGGTCGACACGGGCATCTTTCCAATCATGCTAGCTTCGAATTGGTCGAAGAGCTCTCCAAACAGAGCATGCTGGAGCAGGTGTACCTAGCCCACCTAAGCAAGGACTGCAATAATGTCCGCCTCGTTCGCGATAAATTCGCGCCCTTGGAAAAGAACCTATCCATAAACATTATCGACCCGGAAAGCGGCATCACACCTGCTGCTAAACAACTCATTATTTAA
- a CDS encoding 50S ribosomal protein L11 methyltransferase yields the protein MSKQVELRTGIPDEMADPLEDYFCEVESPYWGIMQKEITDPYELFGIFPDQATAESELVKLRQDFKNLPEDFELTDIIDADWQNAYKEFVKEWSDRQLHWIPLWERDNITAPAGSAVVYLDAGMAFGTGTHETTRLCARRLLDYLEAQPDSLESHDIIDAGCGSGVLALSASALGYKKIYAFDFDPEAITVCHSNSEENPHLVKPEFAVADLEKGFAGSRQGDLVLANIQTDVLIPHCDPLINGVKANGSLALSGILTKELQQVRTHFAEQFAAQRPEVQITVDSREDGEWGDLLFVLSERE from the coding sequence ATGAGCAAACAAGTTGAACTCCGCACAGGCATTCCTGATGAAATGGCCGACCCTCTCGAAGATTATTTCTGCGAAGTCGAGTCCCCCTACTGGGGCATCATGCAGAAAGAGATTACCGATCCGTATGAGTTATTTGGCATCTTCCCCGACCAGGCCACAGCGGAGAGCGAACTCGTCAAGCTACGCCAAGACTTTAAGAATCTGCCCGAAGACTTTGAATTGACCGACATCATTGATGCTGACTGGCAAAACGCCTACAAGGAATTCGTCAAAGAGTGGAGCGACCGTCAACTGCACTGGATTCCACTGTGGGAACGTGACAACATCACCGCCCCCGCAGGCAGCGCCGTCGTCTACCTCGATGCTGGCATGGCATTTGGCACCGGCACCCACGAAACGACACGCCTCTGCGCCCGCCGCCTGCTCGACTACCTGGAGGCACAGCCCGACTCGCTGGAAAGCCACGACATCATCGACGCTGGCTGCGGCTCCGGCGTGCTGGCGCTCTCTGCTTCTGCGCTTGGATACAAAAAAATCTACGCCTTCGACTTCGACCCCGAAGCGATTACAGTCTGCCACAGCAACTCGGAAGAGAACCCGCACCTGGTAAAACCGGAATTCGCCGTCGCCGACTTGGAGAAAGGCTTTGCTGGAAGTCGACAGGGGGATCTGGTGCTGGCCAATATTCAGACCGACGTGCTCATCCCTCACTGCGACCCACTGATCAACGGCGTCAAAGCCAATGGCTCACTGGCACTCAGCGGGATTCTCACCAAAGAGTTGCAACAAGTACGCACACACTTTGCAGAACAATTTGCCGCGCAACGCCCCGAGGTGCAGATCACGGTCGACAGCCGCGAAGATGGCGAATGGGGCGATCTATTATTCGTGCTCTCCGAGCGCGAATAA
- the purN gene encoding phosphoribosylglycinamide formyltransferase yields MSYPIVILGSGRGTNAEALLKSESKKKLGAAKIAAVISDHEDAGILALGQKYKVPAIYLDPGRKGARLSDAAEQAYIERIQSFSPKLIVLAGFMRIITRPFIEAFEGRVINLHPSLLPSFPGMSAIEQAYQHGVKITGCTVHWVTPELDAGPIIDQKEVRIEESDTLDILTKKVHIAEHALLPDVVTRLSKGKIATV; encoded by the coding sequence ATGTCCTATCCAATCGTCATTCTCGGCTCCGGTCGCGGCACTAACGCAGAGGCACTGCTCAAGTCTGAATCCAAAAAGAAACTGGGTGCAGCCAAAATCGCCGCAGTCATTAGCGACCACGAGGACGCAGGCATCCTCGCGCTAGGGCAAAAATACAAAGTGCCCGCGATCTACCTAGATCCCGGCCGCAAGGGAGCCCGTCTGAGCGATGCCGCGGAACAGGCCTACATTGAGCGCATCCAGAGCTTCTCCCCCAAGCTCATCGTACTCGCCGGCTTCATGCGCATCATTACGCGCCCCTTCATCGAAGCCTTTGAAGGCCGCGTGATCAACCTGCACCCAAGCCTACTGCCCAGCTTCCCAGGCATGAGCGCGATCGAGCAAGCGTATCAGCACGGTGTCAAAATTACAGGCTGCACCGTGCACTGGGTCACTCCCGAACTCGATGCAGGCCCGATCATTGACCAGAAGGAAGTACGCATCGAAGAATCCGACACCTTGGACATTTTAACTAAAAAAGTCCACATCGCCGAGCACGCGCTACTGCCCGACGTCGTGACACGCCTAAGCAAAGGCAAAATCGCCACAGTCTAG
- a CDS encoding purine-nucleoside phosphorylase: protein MKLPQLPQELTDFQPEIGLILGSGLGFFADDRIQVVGRLPYGEIEGFPVSTVPGHAGQFVYGTLEGKRVICMQGRFHFYEGYKMAELTLPIRLMHRMGVHTLFVTNAAGGIHPDYVPGDFMMLSDHINFLGTNPLIGWQGDEGVRFPDMTEVYNGALRTKIRAWAKDHQVDLKEGVYLATTGPSFETPAEIRAFAALGADAVGMSTVPEAIVARKFGMRVLGISCITNAAAGISKTELSHEEVSETADRVRPQFAELLAAGVQLA from the coding sequence ATGAAACTTCCTCAATTGCCTCAAGAACTCACTGATTTTCAACCTGAAATAGGACTGATCCTAGGCTCAGGACTTGGCTTTTTTGCGGATGATCGTATTCAGGTCGTGGGCCGCTTGCCGTATGGGGAGATTGAAGGTTTTCCTGTGTCGACAGTTCCGGGCCATGCCGGGCAATTTGTTTATGGCACTCTGGAGGGGAAGCGCGTGATATGCATGCAGGGGCGTTTCCATTTTTACGAAGGCTATAAGATGGCTGAGCTCACTTTGCCGATCCGGCTGATGCACCGCATGGGCGTACATACGCTCTTCGTCACCAATGCGGCCGGCGGAATTCATCCAGACTACGTGCCGGGCGATTTTATGATGCTGAGCGATCATATCAATTTTCTCGGAACCAATCCGCTGATCGGCTGGCAGGGGGACGAAGGTGTGCGTTTTCCGGATATGACTGAGGTCTATAATGGCGCACTACGCACCAAGATCCGCGCGTGGGCGAAGGATCATCAGGTGGATTTAAAAGAGGGCGTTTACCTGGCCACGACCGGGCCGAGCTTTGAAACGCCGGCAGAGATTCGTGCTTTTGCGGCTTTGGGAGCGGATGCAGTCGGCATGTCGACTGTGCCTGAGGCGATCGTGGCGCGCAAGTTTGGCATGCGAGTCCTCGGTATTTCTTGTATCACCAACGCGGCTGCGGGTATTTCTAAAACAGAACTCAGCCATGAAGAGGTTTCCGAAACTGCTGATCGCGTGCGTCCTCAGTTTGCGGAGCTTCTTGCTGCCGGGGTGCAGCTTGCATAA